From a single Natronorubrum tibetense GA33 genomic region:
- a CDS encoding amino acid permease yields the protein MPTGLNRDLGLFSTMAIAIGAMVGSGIFILPGVAYVTVDGPAVVGAFLVAGILVLPAALSASEMATAMPEDGGSYVYVERGMGPLLGTIAGVGNWFMLSFKGALALIGGVPYLVFVAPELASYILPLAIALAVFFTIINVVSTSSTGKLQFAIVGLMILVMGYFIAGGVSNVGSERLTGAFDVGSGGFFVATALVFISYAGVIKIAAVAEEIKNPGTTIPRAMIGSLLITTALYVMIVYVAIGVVDVQAAIDGGQLESDGEGPIMALAAEATLGTIGVTAVVVAALLALASTANAGLLSASRFPFAMARDGLAPPQFETISARYNTPVLAISLSGAMIVLMITFLPIDQVAKFGSAFQIIVFILVNLAVVGFREGAVEEYDPVFVAPLYPWLQLFGMASGLAVLTQVGTVPFAGAVTIAAVSIVYYYLYARKRVDREGAARDAVRRNIGESALARTRESFESDAEYDVLVATTETTSVEAKRDMLRMATDLGRVRSTVVSVVDFLDVPHRVFSESHPAVIDREAPEWVPSDPENAPSWLPEHAIDPPTRTSGGVDLEPSETATTGTDSASSGTKTTGTDSAASEADTVSTDPETNIEYREIDSEDHKRAIVDFATYEGYDLIVLERAVAEFHSRLFGSDVEWILENAPCDVMLVEDCGFDGADEIAVVANRGAFDPLKLLIADAIAEETGAEINLLQAIPAAPPETQRRTIEDYHNELISICTVPARSTIVEADDEIRGLARFAESADLLVTGVDRTGISGRLLGRPGNRLVDSVDCTAVMVQTREGRKDGVLKRLVMDHLFG from the coding sequence ATGCCAACTGGACTCAACCGTGATCTCGGGCTGTTTTCCACGATGGCCATCGCGATCGGTGCGATGGTCGGTTCGGGGATCTTCATCCTCCCCGGCGTCGCCTACGTAACCGTCGATGGACCGGCCGTCGTCGGAGCCTTCCTCGTCGCCGGGATTCTCGTTCTCCCGGCAGCACTCAGCGCTTCTGAGATGGCGACGGCGATGCCGGAAGACGGGGGGTCGTACGTCTACGTCGAGCGCGGTATGGGGCCGCTGCTCGGGACGATAGCCGGCGTCGGCAACTGGTTCATGCTGTCGTTCAAGGGTGCGCTCGCACTGATCGGCGGCGTGCCGTATCTCGTGTTCGTCGCACCGGAACTGGCCAGCTACATTCTCCCGCTGGCGATCGCTCTCGCCGTGTTTTTCACCATCATCAACGTCGTGAGTACGAGCAGCACCGGAAAGCTGCAGTTCGCCATCGTTGGACTGATGATCCTCGTGATGGGGTATTTCATCGCCGGTGGCGTCTCAAATGTCGGCTCCGAACGGCTTACCGGCGCATTCGACGTCGGCAGCGGCGGGTTCTTCGTGGCGACCGCGCTCGTGTTCATCTCCTATGCGGGAGTGATCAAGATCGCCGCCGTCGCCGAAGAAATCAAGAATCCAGGAACGACGATTCCGCGGGCGATGATCGGCTCGCTGCTGATCACGACGGCGCTGTACGTCATGATCGTCTACGTCGCGATCGGCGTCGTCGATGTCCAGGCTGCGATCGACGGCGGCCAACTCGAGTCCGACGGCGAAGGACCGATTATGGCGCTGGCCGCGGAGGCGACGCTGGGGACGATCGGCGTGACTGCCGTCGTCGTCGCCGCACTACTGGCCCTCGCCTCGACGGCGAACGCCGGGCTCCTGTCGGCGTCTCGCTTCCCGTTCGCCATGGCGCGGGACGGACTCGCGCCACCCCAGTTCGAGACGATCAGCGCCCGGTACAATACGCCCGTCCTCGCAATCTCACTCTCCGGAGCAATGATCGTCCTGATGATCACGTTCCTGCCGATCGACCAGGTCGCGAAGTTCGGGAGCGCGTTCCAGATCATCGTGTTTATCCTGGTGAACCTGGCAGTTGTCGGGTTCCGAGAGGGCGCTGTCGAGGAGTACGATCCCGTGTTCGTGGCCCCGCTATACCCCTGGCTGCAACTGTTCGGGATGGCCAGCGGACTCGCCGTGCTCACCCAGGTCGGGACAGTGCCCTTTGCTGGCGCAGTCACCATCGCGGCCGTGTCGATCGTCTACTACTATCTGTACGCTCGCAAGCGTGTCGACCGCGAAGGAGCAGCCCGTGACGCGGTCCGACGGAACATCGGCGAGTCCGCGCTCGCACGAACTCGCGAAAGCTTCGAGAGCGACGCCGAGTACGACGTCCTCGTGGCGACCACGGAAACGACATCTGTAGAGGCGAAACGGGACATGCTCCGGATGGCGACGGATCTGGGTCGGGTTCGGTCGACCGTCGTCTCGGTCGTCGATTTTCTCGACGTCCCCCACCGAGTCTTCAGCGAGAGTCACCCCGCTGTGATCGACCGAGAGGCTCCCGAGTGGGTCCCATCGGATCCCGAGAACGCACCATCGTGGCTCCCTGAGCACGCGATCGATCCGCCGACCCGTACCTCCGGCGGCGTCGATCTCGAGCCGTCCGAGACGGCCACCACTGGGACCGATTCCGCGTCATCTGGGACGAAGACCACCGGAACTGATTCCGCGGCATCCGAGGCGGACACGGTCAGCACGGACCCCGAAACCAATATCGAGTACCGCGAGATCGATAGCGAAGACCACAAACGCGCAATCGTCGACTTTGCTACCTACGAGGGCTACGATCTCATCGTGCTCGAGCGAGCGGTTGCGGAGTTTCACAGTCGGCTGTTCGGCAGCGACGTTGAGTGGATCCTCGAGAACGCCCCGTGTGATGTCATGCTGGTCGAAGACTGTGGTTTCGACGGTGCCGACGAGATCGCAGTCGTCGCCAATCGCGGCGCTTTCGATCCGCTGAAACTCCTCATCGCCGACGCGATCGCCGAGGAGACCGGCGCGGAGATCAATCTCCTACAGGCAATCCCGGCAGCGCCGCCGGAGACACAGCGTCGGACGATCGAGGACTACCACAACGAACTGATCTCGATCTGTACCGTCCCGGCCCGGTCGACGATCGTCGAGGCCGACGACGAGATTCGGGGACTGGCCCGGTTCGCCGAATCGGCCGATCTGCTCGTTACTGGCGTCGATCGAACCGGTATCAG